A region of the Arenibacter antarcticus genome:
TTCGGAACGAGATAAAACGAAGTGATCGCTTTACGCAATATGCCCTCTATTCTGCAACTGAAGCAATCGATGATAGCGGCCTAGATATAAAGACCCTTTCTCCCTTTGATATCGGTGTTATTTGGGGATCAGGTCAAGGAGGAATGCAGACCTTTGAAAATGAGGTGATGAACTATACTCTGGAGGGGAAGCAGCCACGTTTCAATCCATTTTTTATTCCAAAGATGCTTGTGAATATGGCTTCGGGAATGATCGCTATGAAATTTGGATTGATGGGAATCAACTATACGGCAGTATCCGCTTGTGCCTCTTCAAACTCAGCGATTATGGATGCTTTTAATTACATACGTTTAAACAAAGCAAAAGTAATGATTACTGGAGGGTCGGAAGCTCCCATTACCGAAGCTTCTATTGGAGGTTTTAATGCCATGAAAGCGTTATCGACCAGAAATAACGATCCACAACAGGCCTCTAGACCTTTTGACGTGGACAGGGACGGATTTGTAATGGGAGAAGGAGCGGGCACTTTGGTCCTTGAAGAATATGAACATGCCAAAAAACGTGGCGCAAAAATCTATGCCGAAATAGTAGGTGCTGCAATGACCGACGATGCCTACCACATCTCCACAACGCACCCTGAAGGTATTGGTGCAATAAAAGCGATGGAATTGGCGATGGAAGAAGCAAAATTGAATCCAGAAGAGGTCAACTATTTAAACGCCCATGCTACCTCTACTAATGTGGGGGATTTAAGCGAGATGAAAGCCGTGGAGAAAGCATTTAAAAATAACTTCAATAACCTTAAGATTAGTGCAACAAAATCAATGACGGGACATTTAATGGGGGCTGCAGGGGCTATTGAAGCAATTCTGTCGATTAAGGCGATAGAAAACAATATAATCCCCCCAACCATCAACACCGTTAAAATTGATTCCGAAATTCCCAAATCAATGCCTATAGTTATTAAAGATGCAGTTGAGAGTAAAGTTAATGTTGCCATGAGCAACACCTTTGGTTTTGGCGGGCATAACGCAACAGTAATTTTTAAGGGTATCTAAAAAATGTTGAACTGTACTATTTTAAAATGGATGTAGCTTACCGTTGCTACCCTTCTTCATGCTAATATTCCAGCGGGATTAGTACCAGTGGAGTATAAACTACCAGTATTTATAGCCTATAACGACGTTTAGGTAGGAGTTAACGTGAATTAAAAAAATCACTTTCAAATGGAAACTATAATCAGGCCCAAAGTTTTGTTCTTTGACGTAAATGAAACACTTCTAGACCTAACTCCTATGAAAAAAAAAATAGGTGACGTATTAGGCGGAAGAGAAGATCTATTATCCTTATGGTTTACAACCATGCTGCAGTATTCTTTAGTTGCCTCTGCTAGTGGACAATACGAACATTTTGGTGCTATTGGAGCAGCTACGCTACAAATGGTAGCAGCAAATAATGGGATTACCATTCCTGAGCAAGAGGCACGAAAAACCATTGATGAATCTTTAGGAGGTTTGCTAGCTCATCCCGATGTAAAACCTGCTTTATCCTCATTAAGAGAGGCTGGTTATAAATTAGTCGCTTTTACAAATTCATCCAACGAAGGAGTTGAAAAACAGTTTGAAAGTGCTGGCCTGACAACATATTTTGAGGAACGATTAAGTGTAGAAGATGTTGGGAAATTTAAACCATTTAGGGAAACCTATGATTGGGGAGCTCGTAAAATGAAAGTAAAACCCCAAGAATGTATGCTTATTGCAGCTCATGGTTGGGATGTTGCCGGCGCACTTTGGGCTGGTTGGCGTGCTGCATTTGTTAGCAGACTAGGACAACAAATTTTTCCGCTAGCACCAAAAACAGAAATTTCAGTACCCGATTTAAAACAAGTAGCAGACATTTTAATAACTTATAAATAAACCATAGTACCCACTTATTTAAAAAACTTATATGAAAATTAATTTATTCGCTATTATTCTAAGTTTATCGTTAGTGTCCTGTGGCAGTAATGACAAAAAGCAATCGCAAAATGAGGCCGCCCCGGAATTCCAAAATAAAGGCCATCAGTTGGTGTATGACATGGCGCAGAAAGTAGGGAATTACAGTAAACTTATGGGCAAAAAAGATGTTGTATATACCTACACGTACGAAACCCCAGATGGAAAAAAGGATGTAGTTACAGAAAAGTACCTTTTTAAAGGGGAGCTTTCTTATGGTGCATATCATACACATGAGAGAACCCTTCCCCAACTTCAAGGTTTAATTGAGCAAGGTTTTGACGGTAGTGAATTCTGGCTAAAGCACAATGGAAAAATCTTAAATGATGAAAACCTTTTAAAAGGGGTAGTCTTTAATAGACCCACTAACTTCTATTGGTTTGCCATGATGCAAAAGCTATTGGATAAAGGTTTAAAATACGAGTATTTAGGTGATAAAAAGATAGAAGGTATTGAATATGACATTGTAAAAGTGACCTTTGATATAGCGGGAAAGAAAACCTCAGATACGTATCAGCTGTACATAAACAAGGAGACAGCATTAGTAGATCAATTTCTTTTTACCGTAGCTGATTTTGATGTCATTGAAAATCCTTATTTGATGAAACTCGAATACGAAAGTATAGATGGGCTTTTATTACCGACAAAACGAAAATATAAAATATCTACTTGGAATGCTGAAGTAACCAATGAGCCCTGGATAAAGGTGACTTGGTCCAATATTAAATTTCGTAACAGCCTAGCAAAAGAAGATTTTAAAAAATAGAATATCGTTTAAATAAAAATGGAAATAAAAGAGATTAACATAAAGGATATCGCGCAATTTTGTATAGAAAATGTATTTAGGACAAAAACCAATAAGCCGGGTTTTGTCCATCTAGATTTTGGGAAAAATATAGATTCCTATCAACTTAGGACCATTATGGTAGCCCTAAAAAAAGAACTATCAAAATTCACACTTGAACAATTCAATAAAAAATTATCCTATCATTGGCTTGTCCGTTTTAACCAACAAGTTGATACCCCCTATCATTTAGATAATGCTGGAGACCAATCATTTTTGATGTTAGGATACGAACCTAGTGAAATAAAAAGTGAGTTGTACTTAGCAGATTATGTGAAGTATGCAAATGATAGTGCTACTGCTCCCAAAGATTATCTTAAAAAGTTTACTCCAATATTTGAAGACGGGGAATCATTACTTGAACCTTATACTACCAAGGTAAAACCATTTAAAAACGATACCTACAAAATTGTTTTGATCAATAATAGCAAGCCAATGTCTGGACAAGAAACGCTAGGTGTCTTTCATAAAGCACGGATTTTTGAACCGGACTTAAACAAGGATAGGATAGTTAACTCGATGCTCATAAATTTGGTGCCTGAGGATGAAGTCAATGAAGAAGGAAGAAACGAAGAGGAATTTTTAATCACTGACGTTATAAGTAAATAGGATATCATTACTACCCGTATACAAAAAGTAATAGCAGCAGCAAGTAAGGCTTTCCCCTATAGAATTGGCAGAAGAATTCTTAGGCATTCCGCTGCCATCACCTCCAACACTTTTCTATTTGTAGGATTTTAATCGAAACTATATAATCAATTTTGACAATCGTTTAAACCCCATTGATCTAAACTTCTTAATATTTTCTCAAGTGATTTTCCCCTGTCGCTTAGTGTGTATTCCACTTTAGGAGGAACTACGGGGAAAATTTTTCTAGAAATAAGACCATCTTTTTCTAACTCTCTTACAGTTTGGGTAAACATTTTATTTGATATGCCAGGAATTTTCTTTTGCAATATTCCTGAACGCATACTGCCTTCCAATAAATGAAATAGAATTAAAGGCTTCCATTTTGTTCCTATTAAATTCATCGTGTAATTTAATGGACAGGTACTATTTTTTTTCAAAATTATAATTATATAGTATTGATAATCATCTTTATACTCGTTTGGGTAACTATGCCACTTTTTGGTAAGTTATTGCCTATACCGCAAATATAAATTAATTTCGCATTCTAAATTAATTCGTATGTCTACAAGTAAAAATTATCCAAAATCATTTTCACATATTGGAATTACAGTGCCTAATATAAAGGAAGCTGTAAAGTTCTATTCAGAAGTTATGGGTTGGTATATAATTATGGAACCATCCACAGTGAAAAAAGAAAAGGAAACTGCTATTGGTCAGATGTGCATTGACGTTTTCGGAAATGATTGGAACGAATTTGAAATTGCTCATTTAGCAACTTCAGACGGAATTGGAATTGAATTATTTTCTTTTCCACACGGTATTAAAGAAGCCCCTGAATTTAATCCATTCAATACAGGTCTTTTTCATTTTTGTATACAAGACCCAAATATTGAAGAACTCATTGATAAAATTGTGTCCTACGGAGGAAAACAAAGAATGCCTATTAGGGAATATTACCCAAATGATAAGCCTTTTAAAATGTGCTATGTGGAAGATCCCTTCGGAATTGTTTTCGAGATCTACACGCATAGTTATGAATTGACCTATTCTTCGGGGGCTTATTCAAAGTAAAACTCAGTGAGTAGCATTCTCATAAGAGATGCTATTATCCTAACAATCAATATTCAATCTCCAATTCTCTGTAAGGCACCTCGTCTATAATATCGGGTCTGTTAGAATCTACCTTGGGACTGTATAGATCCTTACTGATGGGGTAGGCATGGAGTACGGCATCGTCCATATCCTCATGCATTACGCTTAGAATGTCATTCTGAGAAAGATCAGAACTCAACCAAACCTCCACATCCTCATCATTTAAGATTACAGGTCTTCTATTTTTGGTATTGTGTATTTTTTTAAAGAGGGGAGTAGCCTCTTTGGTAAGAATGGTAAAGGTGTTAAATCCGTCCCTTGTCGTGGTGTAGAGTCCGGCCAAACTAATTAGGGTCTTGTTCTTTCGTTCGAAGTAAAATGGAATCTTAAAATTTTTTGGAGCGGTATGGGGTTCAAAGAATCCATCAACTGGAATGATACAGCGTTTGGTAAAGGCACTGTTCTTATAGATATAATGATCAAAGAGTTTTTCAGACCGTGCATTTAATCCCGCTCCAAACCTTGCGGCCTCCTTATAATAATTTTGATAATCGGCGCCCATGTCGGTAGGGGGCATAATACCCCACATAGAAGGGGTAATATGCTTGCTGCTTTCTTGGGGGATAATCCACATTAGGGGATGGGCCCAACCATTGGCATGATGATATACCAAATTATTGTTAACAGCTGTTTTGCCAATCAACTTGGAGACATTATAGAATTTTTGCAGTTCTTTTACGGAGGAAGTTACCCTAGTGCCAAAACACATAACAATAGTTTTTGTCGAATTTAAGAATTTAACTTTTATAGGGAACACCCAAGACATAAAATCAGTAATTTTGGAAAATATCCATAAATAAGGATTATATCCAAAAATGAAGAATATTGTATACCGAAATCATGATCGCTATGCCATAAAGCGACTCCTTATGGAAATAGGGGCACATCAATTGACCAAGGAATGTGAGCAGATGCGTCTACCATTCCCAAAAAGGTTGGGTCTGTTCTATATAGAGAGCACAGATGCCTGTGTTTATCTGGTATATAAATACTATGAAGGCGAAAGAAAAGTAATGAAATTAGATCGGTACGAGCTTCCCGAAGCAGGGTGGGAAAGGGTAATCCTAGAATAATAAAAGCCTATTAAATGGTCCGTTTCCAATGGAGCTTTTAGAGAAAATAGCGCAGAAATATTGTAAAAAAAAAGGGCGCTCCCGAAATTGCACGCCCTCTTTTTGCTTCTTTCATTATTCACTGTAAAACAGCAAACTATGACCTACAAAACTATCTAACAAAAAGAGACCCTGAAAACTTTTAACGCTTCCGATTCATTTTTTAACATTCCATTGGTGGGGACTAATTCTGAGTATGTATTAATCACCTGATAATCAAGGGTTAGTAGATTTTGATCGTTTTTACAATATCTGCTTGATGCTGTAATGGCGTACCCTTGGAAGATGTGAAAAAAAATTCACCAAATTATGTTAGCATCACTCTTGAGCTTCAGAAACTTTCCAGCATTATATATGCCGTCTTAATTCGTGTTACTTCGTCCGTTACGTCGGTCCAAGCAAAATGTACTTTATTTTTTACCAGACCCATTTGAGGAAAACCGGATCTTCTGGAAGCACCCAAACTGTCAACTACTATAGGTGCCGATATTTTACCAGATTTAGTTACCTTCATCGCCAACAACCGGGCATCATTTTTAGTAGCTTCCATCCAGCTTACAATGGCATTGTCGGTATCGACCATTACTATATCTACCCTACCTAGAGGGCCTTGATCACTTATCAGTATAGGTGCATCAAAATGCGCTCCGCCATCGGAAGAAAAAGCTATTTTTACCTTAGGTTCGTTATTTGCCGCTGTAAACCAAGTTACGCCAAGTACATTGCCCATTACATCCGCTTTGGGACCATTAACAGGACATCCCTTAATTTTCCATCCGTCATCATAAATAGATTCAGGGGAAGTCCATTCTCCATTTACCATTCGTGTGATGGAAATATCCCTTATTTCATCATCGGACCTATCCCTATAGAGTACCACTGGGCCATTATTAGTTATGGCAGCGGTCGTCTGGCAGCAATCGCAACTGCGATCGTCCAACATAACCTCATGGCTTACCGTACCATCGGGAGCTACTTCAGCGGCTCTTAGGCTCATAGCTCCTCCATGTTCATTTCCGTGCCCAGCTCCCCCAGTATTCCTACCATCTAGCCAAGTAATAAAAAATGAACTTTCCCTGTAGGGCATTGCGGTAACAAAACCGTGTTCGGACTCGGTGCCATCGGTGTGTAAGGGTAGGTCCCTGCTCCATTGCAATTCTCCTTTTGGTAGCACGTTCATTTTAATATCATAGGAATATGTACCCTTGGTCGACTTCTTTAAAATATGCGATAATAAATTCCCGTTGCTTTCTGTAATCATAGGGAAATCGGCCCAATTTACAAACCAATCTGCGCCCTGGATTATTTCTTTTGGCTGCTGCCAAACGCCATCGATGAGGTGGGAATAATTTAATCGTGCCATAGAGTCATTAACCTTGTCTACCCAGGATAGAATTGCCTTGTCCTTGTCCGTAAATAAAGAGGGTAAAGAACTTTCCGTACCCGCCGGAGAAGTAATGTAATGTACCAATTCCTTTTTCTCCGCTGTAGGTTGCTTTATTTTCTTATCACCGAAGTTGCAAGAAGCAGATAGAATAATTAGGGCTAGGAAAGTAGTTAATTTAGTACAGCACATTTATTGGACACTTTTTAGTTTGGTAATGATTGGTTCCGAATCCCATTCTACGGCTCCGGTTATTTCATCTACTTTTTCCCCTTTTTTATTGTATATAAAAGTGGTGGGTAGGGCGTAGATATTTAACTGGGAAAGCGCAGCGGTAGTCCTGATGAAATTAAAATCGTAATCGTTTTTATCTTTGAAATCACTTATTTTTTTGACCGATTGATCGGATACAAGAAGGAATATATAGTTCTCCTTTTCCAAAATGGCCTTGGACCTTAATAATGACGGCATTTCCTCTAAACAAGGTCTGCACCAAGTAGCCCAAAAGTTGAGTAGTATATTCTTTCCTTTATAATCGGATAACGATATGGGATTGCCTTCTAAATCTTCATAAAGTGAAGTAGGGGTAGAAGCTTCTAAAGTAACCGTAGTAGTAGTAGTAGGTTTTAGATTTTTACTCTGTTTTGGTGACTGCTTGCACGAAGTGGCAAACATAATACTGATCATTAAAAAATAAACGGTTTTTTTCATCCTTATTCTGAAGTTCTGGAACAATCAAAGTTATGAAAATAAACGTACCAATAATTAAATGCAGGGGATTTAGAATTTATGGCTAAATAAAGGTTTTGGAGAACAAGTTAAAGTTCACGCCATTC
Encoded here:
- a CDS encoding TlpA disulfide reductase family protein — translated: MKKTVYFLMISIMFATSCKQSPKQSKNLKPTTTTTVTLEASTPTSLYEDLEGNPISLSDYKGKNILLNFWATWCRPCLEEMPSLLRSKAILEKENYIFLLVSDQSVKKISDFKDKNDYDFNFIRTTAALSQLNIYALPTTFIYNKKGEKVDEITGAVEWDSEPIITKLKSVQ
- the fabF gene encoding beta-ketoacyl-ACP synthase II; amino-acid sequence: MKRVVITGLGALTPIGNSVDELWKSAISGKSGVSKITKFDPSLFKTTFAGELKDFTPEKHLVRNEIKRSDRFTQYALYSATEAIDDSGLDIKTLSPFDIGVIWGSGQGGMQTFENEVMNYTLEGKQPRFNPFFIPKMLVNMASGMIAMKFGLMGINYTAVSACASSNSAIMDAFNYIRLNKAKVMITGGSEAPITEASIGGFNAMKALSTRNNDPQQASRPFDVDRDGFVMGEGAGTLVLEEYEHAKKRGAKIYAEIVGAAMTDDAYHISTTHPEGIGAIKAMELAMEEAKLNPEEVNYLNAHATSTNVGDLSEMKAVEKAFKNNFNNLKISATKSMTGHLMGAAGAIEAILSIKAIENNIIPPTINTVKIDSEIPKSMPIVIKDAVESKVNVAMSNTFGFGGHNATVIFKGI
- a CDS encoding VOC family protein: MSTSKNYPKSFSHIGITVPNIKEAVKFYSEVMGWYIIMEPSTVKKEKETAIGQMCIDVFGNDWNEFEIAHLATSDGIGIELFSFPHGIKEAPEFNPFNTGLFHFCIQDPNIEELIDKIVSYGGKQRMPIREYYPNDKPFKMCYVEDPFGIVFEIYTHSYELTYSSGAYSK
- a CDS encoding haloacid dehalogenase type II; the encoded protein is METIIRPKVLFFDVNETLLDLTPMKKKIGDVLGGREDLLSLWFTTMLQYSLVASASGQYEHFGAIGAATLQMVAANNGITIPEQEARKTIDESLGGLLAHPDVKPALSSLREAGYKLVAFTNSSNEGVEKQFESAGLTTYFEERLSVEDVGKFKPFRETYDWGARKMKVKPQECMLIAAHGWDVAGALWAGWRAAFVSRLGQQIFPLAPKTEISVPDLKQVADILITYK
- a CDS encoding SOS response-associated peptidase → MCFGTRVTSSVKELQKFYNVSKLIGKTAVNNNLVYHHANGWAHPLMWIIPQESSKHITPSMWGIMPPTDMGADYQNYYKEAARFGAGLNARSEKLFDHYIYKNSAFTKRCIIPVDGFFEPHTAPKNFKIPFYFERKNKTLISLAGLYTTTRDGFNTFTILTKEATPLFKKIHNTKNRRPVILNDEDVEVWLSSDLSQNDILSVMHEDMDDAVLHAYPISKDLYSPKVDSNRPDIIDEVPYRELEIEY
- a CDS encoding helix-turn-helix domain-containing protein, which gives rise to MNLIGTKWKPLILFHLLEGSMRSGILQKKIPGISNKMFTQTVRELEKDGLISRKIFPVVPPKVEYTLSDRGKSLEKILRSLDQWGLNDCQN
- a CDS encoding DUF6503 family protein, with product MKINLFAIILSLSLVSCGSNDKKQSQNEAAPEFQNKGHQLVYDMAQKVGNYSKLMGKKDVVYTYTYETPDGKKDVVTEKYLFKGELSYGAYHTHERTLPQLQGLIEQGFDGSEFWLKHNGKILNDENLLKGVVFNRPTNFYWFAMMQKLLDKGLKYEYLGDKKIEGIEYDIVKVTFDIAGKKTSDTYQLYINKETALVDQFLFTVADFDVIENPYLMKLEYESIDGLLLPTKRKYKISTWNAEVTNEPWIKVTWSNIKFRNSLAKEDFKK